In Lewinellaceae bacterium, a single window of DNA contains:
- a CDS encoding helix-turn-helix transcriptional regulator: MINLYDYITDSRMFKKFQLDDLLFVEYHCFIEDLKSGFWTPCNYLIYILTGKKRWRSLDREYFGKPGDALFLKKGAYVVEQFLDEEFCSLIIFLPDDFIRTVMQNHSLRNPGKTIDVKEEPVFWVNVNPILKSYFHSILSYFPQQQPPPDPLLKVKFEEFVINILSNTQNPPLASYFEQVCSNSKISIREIMEANFAFNMNLEEFAKLSGRSLSTFHRDFKKEFETPPGKWLTRRRLEHAKLLLETTDKSVNEIAFDSGFENPSHFIRAFKDKYDNTPLKFRQAAT, from the coding sequence ATGATCAACCTCTACGACTACATCACCGACAGCCGGATGTTCAAAAAATTCCAGCTCGACGACTTGCTGTTCGTGGAATACCACTGCTTCATCGAAGACCTCAAGTCCGGCTTCTGGACGCCCTGCAATTACCTCATTTACATTCTGACCGGAAAAAAGAGGTGGAGGAGCCTGGACAGAGAATACTTTGGCAAGCCGGGAGATGCCCTTTTCCTGAAAAAAGGCGCTTACGTAGTCGAACAGTTCCTGGATGAAGAGTTCTGTTCTCTGATCATTTTCCTGCCGGATGATTTCATCCGCACCGTCATGCAGAACCATAGCCTGAGGAATCCGGGTAAGACGATCGATGTGAAAGAAGAGCCCGTTTTTTGGGTCAATGTCAACCCCATCCTGAAAAGTTATTTTCATTCCATACTAAGCTATTTCCCCCAGCAGCAACCGCCGCCGGACCCCCTGTTGAAAGTGAAATTCGAAGAGTTCGTCATCAACATTTTGTCCAATACGCAGAACCCTCCCCTGGCCAGTTATTTCGAGCAGGTCTGCTCCAACAGCAAAATCTCCATCCGCGAGATCATGGAAGCCAACTTTGCATTCAACATGAATCTGGAGGAGTTCGCCAAACTGTCCGGCAGAAGCTTGTCTACCTTTCACCGCGATTTCAAAAAGGAGTTTGAAACTCCCCCCGGCAAATGGCTCACCCGGAGGCGGCTGGAACACGCCAAACTGCTGCTGGAAACTACCGATAAGAGCGTCAATGAAATAGCTTTTGACAGTGGTTTTGAGAATCCCTCCCACTTTATCCGGGCTTTTAAGGATAAGTATGACAATACTCCTTTAAAGTTTAGACAGGCAGCCACCTGA
- a CDS encoding cytochrome-c peroxidase produces MKQRIFLIIALATLSFTFIQDFIDKALREMVVREQLAPIQKPANIDPDKVELGRLLFFDKLLSGNKDISCATCHHPSFNSGDSLVLSIGVGGTGLGGSRQMGKNRHRIPRNSPEIFNRGAKEWHTMFWDGRVALAGNGKLDTPAEEKLPQGLDNVLAAQAMFPVTSRDEMRGRIGDQDVNGQPNKLALISNAAPQSVWKAIMARVLEHEEYRNLFTKVYPDIPLEKLGFQHAANAIAAFEAEAFTFVNSPWDRYLSGQEEAISKSAKRGALLFFGAAQCSSCHSGNLMTDQEFHNIGAPQFGPGKGNGRPYDYGRYAETGQPENRFAFRTPPLRNVALTGPWMHNGAYFTLEEVIGHHLNPTEYLRNYDPSQLEDELQATYHGDEKTVEMILETLDPKLPKSSVLDEGGIADIISFLESLTDSSLLRLDHLVPERVPSGLAVDERSVRRAGY; encoded by the coding sequence ATGAAACAGCGCATTTTTCTAATCATCGCCCTGGCCACCCTGTCTTTTACCTTTATACAGGATTTCATAGACAAGGCGTTGCGGGAGATGGTTGTCAGGGAGCAACTGGCACCCATACAGAAACCTGCAAACATCGATCCCGATAAAGTAGAACTAGGCCGCCTGCTATTCTTCGACAAGCTGCTGAGCGGCAATAAGGACATATCGTGCGCCACCTGCCACCACCCGAGTTTCAACTCCGGCGACAGCCTGGTGCTTTCCATCGGCGTGGGGGGAACCGGATTGGGAGGTTCCAGGCAGATGGGCAAAAACCGCCATCGGATACCCCGAAACTCCCCGGAGATCTTCAACCGCGGAGCCAAGGAATGGCATACCATGTTCTGGGACGGGCGCGTGGCGCTGGCTGGCAACGGAAAACTGGATACCCCAGCCGAAGAAAAGTTGCCCCAGGGGCTGGACAATGTATTGGCCGCCCAGGCTATGTTTCCCGTCACCTCACGAGATGAGATGCGGGGACGCATCGGCGACCAGGACGTCAACGGACAACCCAACAAGCTGGCGCTGATCAGCAATGCCGCCCCACAATCCGTATGGAAGGCCATCATGGCCCGTGTCCTGGAGCACGAGGAATACCGGAATCTATTTACCAAAGTGTATCCGGATATCCCCCTGGAAAAACTGGGGTTCCAACACGCCGCCAACGCTATTGCCGCCTTTGAGGCCGAAGCATTCACCTTCGTAAATAGTCCCTGGGACCGTTATCTCTCCGGGCAGGAAGAAGCCATCAGCAAATCGGCCAAAAGAGGCGCCCTGTTGTTTTTTGGCGCCGCTCAGTGTTCCAGTTGCCACAGCGGCAACCTGATGACCGACCAGGAATTTCACAACATCGGCGCTCCCCAGTTCGGCCCCGGCAAAGGCAATGGCCGGCCCTACGACTATGGCCGCTACGCGGAAACCGGCCAACCGGAAAACCGCTTTGCCTTCCGCACGCCTCCGCTGCGCAACGTAGCTCTGACCGGCCCGTGGATGCACAACGGCGCCTACTTCACCCTGGAAGAGGTGATCGGGCACCACCTCAACCCAACAGAGTACCTGCGCAACTATGATCCAAGCCAACTGGAAGACGAATTGCAGGCGACGTACCACGGGGATGAAAAAACGGTTGAAATGATCCTGGAAACACTGGATCCGAAATTGCCCAAAAGCAGTGTCCTCGACGAGGGCGGAATTGCCGATATTATTAGCTTTTTGGAGAGCCTGACGGATTCTTCTCTACTCCGCCTCGATCATCTGGTTCCGGAGCGGGTACCGAGTGGATTGGCCGTGGATGAGCGGAGCGTAAGGAGGGCTGGTTATTAG
- a CDS encoding FtsX-like permease family protein: protein MQEKELGFHEEWVVSIPVRDPVLQGRAAYIKETLGQAEGVLNVSSSATLPGYPTPGTSVSPLPEMGGDEFKAFMFFIDEAYLPTMGIELLAGRNFRGPSDAQNAIIINEAMALALGYPSAEAALNKGVEIWGSDKEVVGIAKDFHFESVRTKIEPLILFPDYEGTQGLVLRLEGGQPARQLAALREQWEKLSQNQPFTYSFLDQKLALQYIKEQQLSQVMNAASALAIFLACLGLLGLAAFAVERRTKEIGMRRILGASARQILTLFNREFLQLVALAILIAGPLSWWGMQHWLAGFAYAVEPGIGIFLASAAIALGIAFITVSGQALRSVWVNPVEALRNE from the coding sequence ATGCAGGAAAAGGAGCTGGGCTTCCACGAAGAATGGGTGGTCAGCATACCCGTTCGGGACCCTGTGTTGCAGGGCCGGGCGGCTTATATAAAGGAAACACTCGGGCAGGCAGAGGGCGTTTTGAACGTTTCTTCATCGGCTACCTTGCCGGGCTATCCTACTCCCGGTACGTCCGTATCGCCCCTTCCGGAAATGGGAGGGGATGAGTTCAAGGCTTTTATGTTCTTCATCGACGAGGCTTACCTGCCAACTATGGGCATTGAACTGCTTGCCGGCAGGAATTTCCGCGGCCCATCCGATGCGCAAAATGCCATCATCATCAATGAGGCTATGGCGCTGGCGCTGGGGTACCCTTCAGCAGAGGCGGCATTGAACAAGGGCGTGGAAATTTGGGGAAGTGACAAAGAAGTAGTCGGCATCGCAAAGGATTTCCACTTCGAAAGCGTGAGAACAAAGATCGAGCCGCTTATCCTTTTTCCCGATTATGAAGGCACCCAGGGCTTGGTGCTTCGACTGGAAGGGGGGCAGCCAGCCCGGCAGTTGGCCGCCCTGCGGGAGCAATGGGAAAAGCTCTCGCAAAACCAACCCTTCACTTACAGCTTTCTGGACCAAAAGCTGGCGTTGCAGTACATCAAAGAACAACAACTAAGCCAGGTGATGAACGCCGCCTCCGCCCTGGCCATTTTCCTGGCATGCCTGGGCCTGCTTGGCCTGGCAGCCTTTGCCGTAGAGCGCCGCACCAAGGAAATCGGCATGCGCAGGATACTGGGCGCCTCCGCCCGGCAGATCCTGACCCTCTTCAACCGCGAGTTCCTGCAGCTCGTCGCCCTGGCTATCCTGATTGCCGGGCCGCTTTCCTGGTGGGGGATGCAGCACTGGCTGGCCGGCTTCGCCTATGCCGTGGAGCCCGGCATCGGAATCTTCCTGGCTTCCGCCGCCATTGCCCTGGGTATTGCTTTTATAACGGTGAGCGGGCAGGCACTACGGTCGGTGTGGGTGAATCCGGTGGAGGCGTTGAGGAATGAGTGA
- a CDS encoding FtsX-like permease family protein has product MTSIHLNSDFGGELAANSDRRFLYLLMGIAGIILLLAAANYLNLSSSLYTRRFQEAGVRKVLGAGRRQLSAQFLVENMLTALIAFSLAVLLAELCLPFAETLADKRLKPAGWQHLLLLASVLGAALLAGLLSGLYPILFLTRQRIPGLLKRFRANPRRRPVWKWMVVGQFCLAVLLITNTVMLQ; this is encoded by the coding sequence TTGACATCCATTCACCTCAACAGCGATTTTGGCGGTGAGCTGGCGGCTAATAGCGACCGTCGCTTTTTATACTTGTTGATGGGCATTGCCGGGATTATTCTCCTGCTGGCGGCGGCCAATTACCTGAATCTATCTAGTTCGCTCTACACCCGCCGTTTCCAGGAGGCTGGCGTACGCAAGGTGCTGGGGGCGGGCCGCCGGCAGTTGTCCGCCCAGTTTTTAGTGGAGAATATGCTGACCGCTTTGATCGCTTTTTCGCTGGCCGTTTTGCTGGCGGAGTTGTGCCTGCCCTTTGCAGAGACGCTGGCGGATAAACGCCTGAAACCAGCTGGTTGGCAGCACTTGTTGCTGCTGGCTTCCGTTCTGGGCGCTGCTTTGCTTGCCGGCTTGCTGTCTGGTTTATATCCAATACTATTCCTTACCCGGCAGCGTATACCAGGCCTTCTGAAGCGTTTTCGTGCTAACCCCCGGCGGCGGCCGGTATGGAAATGGATGGTAGTGGGGCAGTTCTGTTTGGCCGTCCTGCTAATCACCAATACGGTGATGTTGCAATGA
- a CDS encoding ABC transporter permease has translation MLKNYLTTALRNLWRYRGYAAINIFGLAIGLSACLFILLFLQHEASYDQFHSQSEHIYRLKRQYSDVRPSVTVEYPVAPLMKDKVGGVKQATRILKYWFNPVVSTEEEGFYEEGGLFVDQHFFQVFDFPLEQLERSSPRPLPALPNGKG, from the coding sequence ATGCTAAAAAACTACCTCACCACCGCCCTCCGCAACCTCTGGCGTTATCGCGGCTACGCCGCCATTAATATTTTTGGCCTGGCCATTGGCCTTTCTGCCTGTTTGTTTATTCTGCTTTTTTTGCAGCACGAGGCGAGCTACGATCAATTTCACTCGCAATCGGAGCACATCTATCGGCTGAAGCGGCAGTACAGCGATGTACGCCCTTCGGTTACGGTGGAATACCCGGTGGCGCCGCTAATGAAGGACAAGGTGGGCGGCGTGAAGCAGGCCACGCGCATCCTGAAATACTGGTTCAACCCGGTGGTGAGCACAGAAGAGGAAGGATTCTATGAAGAAGGCGGCCTGTTTGTCGACCAGCATTTTTTTCAAGTATTTGACTTTCCGCTGGAGCAGCTGGAGCGCAGCTCACCGAGGCCATTGCCGGCATTACCCAACGGAAAGGGGTAA